The genomic stretch TACTGGGGCGTGATTCCGGTTCAGAACGATGTCGTCGAACAGGAAGCGAAAGCGATCCTCGATTTTGCCGTGCGTTGGGGACAGGAGCGAAACCTGCTCAAGTCCGGCAGCAGACTCGTCATGATTTCTGACACCGAATGGGGAGCAGAAGGTCACGACATGATGGTCGTTCATGTCGTCCGCTGATCCCCCCCGAGGGCAAGCGACATGCAGGAGAAGAAAACGCCCCACGAAAGTTACGAAGCGTTTGCCGACCGGCTGATTCGTGAAGCCGAAGCTCGCGGTGAGTTTGCGAACCTGCCCGGCCTCGGCAAACCGATCCCCGGTCTCAACAAGTCTCGCGACGAGAACTGGTGGATCAGAGACAAGCTGCGACGCGAGAACTTCAACCTGCTTCCCGAACGTCTGCAGGTGAAGCTCGAGATCGAGAAGCTGATGGAGTCGCTCGATTCGTTCTCGAGTGAAG from Rubinisphaera margarita encodes the following:
- a CDS encoding DnaJ family domain-containing protein — translated: MQEKKTPHESYEAFADRLIREAEARGEFANLPGLGKPIPGLNKSRDENWWIRDKLRRENFNLLPERLQVKLEIEKLMESLDSFSSEAQLRTRIRQLNEKVRAAHFSAADGPTTLLTEVDEENVVAQWRAGIVT